In one window of Mercurialis annua linkage group LG4, ddMerAnnu1.2, whole genome shotgun sequence DNA:
- the LOC126679456 gene encoding E3 ubiquitin ligase PQT3-like isoform X5: MKYADDNEWDEFGSDLYAIPEVTHVQSSNTIPDAPPTNKADEDSKIKALIDTPALDWQRQGADGFGPGRGFGRGMGGRMGGRGFGMERKTPPQGYTCHRCKVPGHFIQHCPTNGDPNFDIKRVKPPTGIPKSMLMATPDGSYALPSGAVAVLKPNEAAFEKEIEGFPSTRHVGDLPPELHCPLCKEVMKDAVLTSKCCFKSFCYKCIRDYIISMAKCVCGATNILADDLLPNKTLRDTINRILESGNSSAENAGSTFQVQDMESARNPQPKIPSPTQSAASKEEQKPSPTNEETLNQGLNIKLDEEKPAVYLQQVLDKPKSSKAPDLSEATFESMSMKEPASQSSAPLAEEEVQQKLAAPGELGRKKKKKKKVRMPPNDLWKSSQDLANESYMMPFGPSNFNPYWNGMQPAMESFINPFAAPMPFMGYGMGPMDMPFGGMMPPDPFGGQGYMMPVVPPQRDLAEYGRGMNAGPPAMSREEFEARKADLRRRRENERRAESREFPRDREFGREVSSGGGDVSSMKSKSVHQPSRSSGGVDHHRHRSETSSSRDLHPPPSAPAPPRPSKRKSEHHDRDRDRDYDHYDDREHDREREHDRDREHDREREREHHRHHHHHHHRSESTLKAASSEIAPTAKASNTSTAKANSSTAPAAKIKSSSAAAMAADKKPKSVFARISFPEGESKKRKVSSSGEAAAAESTAGGGGPSVSSSHQHKKSSSSANGFYDAAASVKTCVKASSGGGGRKSSNSAAAEYESSDDERHFKRKPSRYEPSPPPVVEWEESDVKHSRGSRDRDRDRKYR; this comes from the exons ATGAAATAT GCTGACGATAATGAATGGGATGAGTTTGGGAGTGACTTGTATGCAATTCCTGAAGTAACACATGTTCAATCCAGCAATACAATTCCTGATGCCCCCCCTACCAATAAGGCGGATGAGGACAGCAAGATTAAAGCGTTGATTGATACACCAGCTTTAGATTGGCAACG TCAAGGAGCAGATGGATTTGGTCCCGGAAGAGGTTTTGGAAGGGGTATGGGTGGAAGAATGGGTGGACGTGGCTTTG GAATGGAGCGGAAAACACCTCCGCAAGGTTATACGTGTCACAGGTGTAAGGTTCCAG GACATTTTATCCAGCATTGTCCAACAAATGGCGATCCGAACTTTGATATTAAAAGAGTAAAACCTCCAACCGGAATTCCTAAATCAATGCTAATGGCAACCCCTGATGGCTCATATGCGTTACCTAGTGGTGCTGTTGCTGTTTTGAAGCCTAATGA GGCTGCTTTCGAAAAAGAAATTGAAGGGTTTCCTTCTACACGACATGTTGGTGATCTTCCACCAGAACTTCACTGTCCACTGTGCAAAGAAGTAATGAAAGATGCTGTGTTAACTAGCAAATGCTGCTTTAAGAGTTTCTGTTATAAAT GTATAAGAGATTATATCATTTCAATGGCGAAGTGTGTATGTGGAGCAACAAATATTCTTGCAGATGATCTTCTTCCTAATAAGACTCTGAGGGATACAATCAACCGTATATTGGAATCTGGTAACAGTAGTGCTGAAAATGCAGGAAGCACGTTTCAAGTTCAAG ATATGGAGTCAGCTCGCAATCCACAGCCTAAGATTCCATCACCTACTCAGTCTGCTGCATCAAAGGAAGAACAGAAGCCCTCCCCTACAAATGAAGAAACTCTAAACCAaggtttgaatataaaattagatgAAGAGAAGCCTGCTGTCTACCTACAGCAAGTCCTCGATAAACCGAAGTCTTCTAAGGCACCTGACTTGTCTGAGGCTACCTTCGAGTCAATGAGCATGAAGGAGCCAGCATCACAAAGTAGTGCTCCACTTGCTGAGGAGGAAGTGCAGCAGAAACTGGCGGCTCCTGGCGAGCTTGGTA ggaagaagaagaaaaagaaaaaggttCGCATGCCTCCAAATG ACTTGTGGAAATCCTCTCAAGATCTTGCAAATGAGAGTTATATGATGCCTTTTGGTCCCTCTAACTTTAATCCTTACTGGAATGGTATGCAACCTGCTATGGAGAGCTTTATAAACCCATTTGCTGCTCCCATGCCTTTCATGGGTTATGGAATGGGTCCCATGGATATGCCATTTGGGGGCATGATGCCTCCAGACCCATTTGGTGGACAGGGTTATATGATGCCTGTTGTTCCTCCACAGAG GGATCTAGCGGAATATGGAAGGGGTATGAATGCTGGACCTCCGGCAATGAGCAGGGAGGAATTTGAGGCTCGTAAAGCTGATTTGAGGAGGCGGCGTGAAAATGAGAGGCGGGCTGAAAG CAGGGAATTCCCTAGAGACCGGGAATTTGGTAGGGAAGTGAGCAGCGGTGGTGGTGATGTGTCTTCAATGAAATCT AAATCTGTCCATCAACCGTCGAGGAGCAGCGGCGGCGTGGATCATCACCGCCATCGATCTGAAACGTCCTCTTCCCGCGACCTTCATCCACCACCATCAGCACCGGCACCACCTCGTCCCTCCAAAAGAAAATCTGAGCACCACGACCGTGACAGAGATAGAGACTATGATCACTACGACGACAGGGAGCATGACCGGGAAAGAGAGCATGACCGAGACAGAGAGCATGACCGTGAGCGGGAAAGAGAGCACCACCgccaccaccatcatcaccaCCACCGTTCAGAATCCACTTTAAAAGCGGCTTCCTCTGAGATAGCCCCTACTGCTAAAGCTAGTAACACTTCAACAGCTAAAGCTAACAGTTCCACAGCCCCGGCCGCTAAAATAAAAAGTTCCTCTGCAGCGGCAATGGCAGCAGACAAGAAGCCCAAGAGTGTTTTCGCTCGTATTAGCTTTCCAGAAGGAGAGTCAAAGAAACGCAAGGTATCTTCCTCAGGCGAAGCTGCTGCCGCAGAATCAACTGCTGGAGGAGGAGGTCCATCTGTATCTTCTTCTCATCAGCATAAGAAGTCATCTTCCTCGGCTAATGGTTTTTATGATGCTGCTGCTTCCGTAAAAACTTGTGTGAAAGCCTCTTCTGGTGGCGGAGGCAGGAAGAGTAGTAATTCCGCCGCTGCGGAATACGAGTCGAGCGACGATGAAAGGCATTTTAAAAGGAAGCCGTCGAGGTATGAACCGTCTCCTCCGCCGGTAGTTGAGTGGGAAGAGAGTGATGTTAAGCATTCAAGAGGGTCGAGGGATAGAGATAGGGATCGCAAATACAGATAG